Proteins found in one Pelmatolapia mariae isolate MD_Pm_ZW linkage group LG7, Pm_UMD_F_2, whole genome shotgun sequence genomic segment:
- the LOC134631560 gene encoding tyrosine-protein phosphatase non-receptor type 5-like: MTRRLSSSTRSHTEDSIFLRPDEDPVWLDEPTKTEKIGDGALKKDGLLECKDGSAEGQNPQEEVFLRKVYTLVIELHCWAALFITSQILGYWIFFVVDGNGPLSSIYKALQVIDFYLGFILPCHPIFGTDSVVMRDVVNTTEHNWIVHGTAGIGVAICVVMIIHLVCKWHYGSGLWSSGTVSRDIGDRRQSVSRQPSFTLSEWTDAQEDLIDLDPVPQTPVFDIGADTRTEGDAATLTVTPVGLQERRGSNVSLTLDMCTPGCTEPYGYGAQLSPRDQSAQEYLRQGTHVLTPAMLHTRAMDDQSLQAEFYETPMNFVDPKEYNYPGLVRKNRYKTILPNTHSRVILKSQDEDDFLSTYINANYLKGYGGEERAYIATQGPTVNTVGDFWRMVWQERTPIIVMITNLEEKNEKCAEYWPEDTVTHEGIEITVVKVTQEDDYSLRVFTLKCGEEERTLRQYWYTSWPDQKTPDKAPPLLELVQEVERARKEALPSSGPIIVHCSAGIGRTGCFIATSILCKQLRTEGVVDILRTTCQLRLDRGGMIQTCEQYQFVHHVLSLYEKQLSQTAEE; the protein is encoded by the exons ATGACCCGTCGGCTGAGTAGCTCCACTCGTTCCCACACCGAGGACTCCATCTTCCTGAGGCCTGATGAGGATCCCGTTTGGCTAGACGAGCCCACAAAGACTGAAAAAATTGGCGACGGAGCCCTTAAAAAAGACGGGCTCCTAGAATGTAAAGATGGAAGCGCTGAGGGCCAAAACCCCCAAGAGGAAGTGTTTTTACGCAAGGTGTACACACTGGTGATTGAACTCCACTGCTGGGCAGCACTGTTTATCACTTCCCAAATCTTG GGGTACTGGATATTTTTTGTGGTGGATGGAAATGGGCCACTCTCTTCCATCTACAAAGCCCTGCAGGTCATTGACTTCTACCTGGGGTTCATCTTACCCTGCCACCCTATTTTTGGAACGGAT TCAGTGGTGATGAGGGATGTGGTAAACACCACAGAGCACAATTGGATTGTTCATGGCACTGCAGGCATCGGTGTGGCCATCTGTGTAGTCATG ATCATCCACCTGGTGTGCAAGTGGCATTATGGCTCTGGCTTGTGGTCATCAGGAACTGTGTCGAGGGACATTGGTGATCGACGTCAGTCTGTGAGCCGTCAGCCCTCTTTCACCTTGTCAGAGTGGACAGATGCCCAGGAGGATCTGATAGACCTGGACCCAGTGCCCCAGACTCCAGTATTTGATATAGGCGCAGATACCAGGACAGAGGGAGATGCTGCCACCCTTACTGTCACACCAGTGGGGCTTCAGGAGAG GAGAGGCTCCAATGTTTCCCTGACCTTGGACATGTGCACACCAGGCTGCACAGAGCCCTATGGCTACGGAGCCCAACTCTCTCCAAGAGACCAGTCGGCCCAGGAGTATCTCCGACAGGGAACACACGTCCTGACCCCTGCCATGCTACACACAAGGGCCATGGACGACCAGAGCCTGCAGGCTGAGTTTTAT GAAACTCCCATGAACTTTGTGGACCCTAAGGAGTACAATTACCCAGGGCTAGTGAGAAAGAATCGCTACAAAACAATTTTACCCA ACACGCACAGCAGAGTGATCTTGAAGTCACAGGATGAAGATGATTTTCTTTCTACCTATATCAACGCTAATTATCTCAAA ggTTATGGGGGCGAGGAGCGTGCATACATTGCTACCCAGGGTCCCACTGTGAACACAGTGGGGGATTTCTGGAGGATGGTGTGGCAAGAGAGGACCCCAATCATAGTGATGATCACCAACCTGGAGGAGAAGAATGAG AAATGTGCTGAGTACTGGCCCGAGGACACTGTGACACACGAAGGCATCGAAATCACTGTGGTCAAGGTGACCCAGGAGGATGACTACAGTCTGAGGGTGTTTACTCTGAAG TGCGGGGAAGAGGAGCGCACTCTGCGGCAGTACTGGTACACTTCCTGGCCTGATCAGAAGACCCCAGACAAGGCTCCACCCCTGCTGGAGCTGGTGCAGGAAGTGGAAAGGGCTCGTAAGGAAGCCCTGCCCTCCAGTGGCCCTATAATTGTCCACTGCAG TGCTGGAATTGGTCGAACTGGCTGCTTCATCGCCACCTCCATCCTGTGCAAGCAGCTGAGGACTGAGGGTGTCGTTGACATCCTGAGAACCACCTGCCAGCTCCGTCTGGACAG GGGTGGCATGATACAGACGTGTGAGCAGTACCAGTTTGTGCATCACGTCCTCAGCTTGTATGAGAAGCAGCTTTCTCAAACTGCTGAGGAATAG